A genomic stretch from Spongiibacter nanhainus includes:
- the ffh gene encoding signal recognition particle protein — protein sequence MFENLTERLSQTLRHVTGQATLTEDNIKDAMRDVRMALLEADVALPVVKDFVEAVRTRAVGQEVSRSLSPGQMFVKIVQQELEHIMGDTNESLNLSVQPPAVVLMAGLQGAGKTTSVGKLAKYLKEREKKKVLVASADVYRPAAIKQLETLAGEVGVEFFPSTTEQKPVDIGNAAIAEAKKRFYDVVIVDTAGRLHIDADMMTEIQELHGAIKPVETLFVVDAMTGQDAANTAKAFGEALPLTGVILTKSDADSRGGAALSVRHITGKPIKFLGVGEKTDALDPFHPDRVASRILGMGDILSLIDEAEAKLDKKKADKLAKKIKKGKKFDLEDLRDQLQQMQKMGGLTGMLDKLPGMGNMAQMAQNQVDTKMFTRMEAIINSMTPAERRNPDILNGSRKKRIVAGSGTQIQDLNRLIKQHKQMAKMMKKMGQKGGMTNMMRGMGGMMPPGGGPGGRFPGM from the coding sequence ATGTTTGAAAATCTGACCGAACGTTTATCCCAAACCCTGCGCCATGTGACCGGCCAGGCGACACTCACCGAGGATAATATAAAGGATGCCATGCGGGATGTACGCATGGCCCTGCTGGAGGCGGATGTTGCGCTGCCGGTGGTCAAGGACTTTGTGGAGGCAGTGCGCACCCGGGCCGTGGGCCAGGAAGTCAGCCGCAGCCTGAGCCCCGGTCAGATGTTCGTCAAGATCGTCCAGCAGGAGCTGGAGCACATCATGGGCGACACCAATGAGTCGCTCAACCTTAGTGTGCAGCCCCCGGCGGTGGTATTGATGGCCGGCCTGCAGGGTGCGGGTAAAACCACCTCGGTGGGTAAGCTGGCCAAATACCTCAAAGAAAGAGAAAAGAAAAAAGTGCTGGTGGCCAGCGCCGATGTCTACCGGCCGGCGGCCATCAAGCAGCTGGAAACCCTGGCCGGCGAGGTCGGCGTGGAATTCTTCCCCAGTACGACCGAGCAAAAACCGGTGGATATCGGTAATGCGGCCATCGCCGAGGCCAAAAAGCGCTTTTACGATGTGGTGATTGTGGATACTGCCGGTCGCCTACATATCGACGCCGATATGATGACCGAGATCCAGGAACTCCACGGTGCCATTAAGCCCGTCGAGACGCTGTTTGTGGTGGATGCCATGACCGGTCAGGATGCCGCCAATACGGCCAAGGCCTTCGGCGAGGCGCTGCCGCTGACCGGGGTGATCCTGACCAAGTCGGACGCCGACAGCCGGGGTGGTGCCGCATTGTCGGTGCGCCACATCACTGGCAAGCCCATCAAGTTTCTGGGTGTGGGCGAAAAAACCGATGCTCTGGATCCCTTTCACCCCGATCGGGTCGCCTCCCGCATCCTGGGGATGGGGGACATCCTGTCGCTGATCGACGAGGCCGAGGCCAAGCTCGATAAGAAAAAGGCCGACAAGCTGGCCAAAAAGATCAAGAAGGGCAAGAAATTCGACCTGGAAGATCTGCGCGACCAGCTGCAGCAGATGCAAAAAATGGGCGGCCTCACCGGCATGCTGGATAAGCTGCCGGGCATGGGCAACATGGCGCAGATGGCGCAAAACCAAGTCGACACCAAAATGTTCACCCGCATGGAGGCCATTATCAACTCCATGACCCCGGCGGAGCGCCGCAATCCCGACATTCTCAACGGCTCCCGCAAAAAGCGCATCGTGGCGGGCTCTGGCACGCAAATCCAGGATCTCAACCGCCTGATTAAACAGCACAAGCAAATGGCCAAAATGATGAAAAAAATGGGTCAGAAGGGCGGCATGACCAATATGATGCGGGGCATGGGCGGCATGATGCCACCCGGCGGTGGCCCCGGCGGGCGTTTCCCCGGAATGTAG
- the rpsP gene encoding 30S ribosomal protein S16, with protein sequence MVTIRLARGGSKKRPFYHLTVTDSRTSRDGRFIERVGFFNPIARGGEERLRVDTARIDHWVSQGAQLSERVAKLIKEAPAADSAQLTAE encoded by the coding sequence ATGGTCACTATTCGTCTGGCTCGCGGCGGCTCCAAAAAGCGCCCTTTTTACCACCTGACAGTCACTGACAGCCGCACCTCGCGGGATGGTCGCTTCATCGAGCGTGTGGGCTTTTTTAACCCCATCGCCCGCGGTGGTGAAGAGCGTCTGCGCGTGGACACTGCTCGCATCGACCACTGGGTAAGCCAGGGTGCGCAGTTGTCTGAGCGTGTTGCCAAGCTGATTAAAGAAGCGCCTGCCGCTGACAGCGCGCAACTCACTGCCGAGTAA
- the xerD gene encoding site-specific tyrosine recombinase XerD yields the protein MAGDADIIDRYIDALWLEKGLSDNSLQAYRRDLTAWAAWLEGEGGSLLGASRADVLGYLGSAGSRRKSARSTARLMSCLRGFYRYQVREGRLQEDPVADIDAPRLGRPLPKSLSEADVEALLDAPDTDDPLELRDRAMMEVLYASGLRITELVSLRFAHVGLSQGVMRVVGKGDKERLVPLGEEALNWLQRYLRYGRPAMLADGESDVLFPSRRGRMMTRQTFWHRIKQYTLRAGIRAEVSPHTLRHAFATHLVNHGADLRVVQLLLGHSDLSTTQIYTHVARERMKSLHSAHHPRG from the coding sequence ATGGCCGGCGACGCCGATATTATTGATCGTTACATTGATGCGCTGTGGCTGGAAAAAGGCCTCAGTGACAACAGTCTGCAGGCCTACCGGCGAGACCTGACGGCCTGGGCTGCGTGGCTGGAGGGCGAGGGTGGCTCGCTGCTTGGCGCGTCTCGGGCCGATGTGCTGGGCTATCTTGGCTCAGCGGGCTCCCGCCGCAAATCCGCTCGCAGCACCGCGCGGCTGATGTCCTGCCTGCGGGGCTTTTACCGCTATCAGGTGCGGGAAGGGCGCCTGCAGGAAGATCCCGTGGCGGATATCGACGCTCCGCGTCTGGGGCGACCACTACCCAAATCTCTCAGCGAGGCCGATGTGGAGGCCTTACTCGACGCGCCTGATACCGATGACCCTCTGGAACTGAGGGACCGGGCGATGATGGAGGTGCTCTATGCCTCTGGTCTGCGTATTACTGAACTGGTCAGCTTGCGTTTTGCCCATGTCGGCCTCAGTCAGGGGGTGATGCGGGTGGTGGGCAAAGGCGATAAGGAGAGATTGGTGCCGCTGGGGGAGGAGGCGTTGAATTGGCTGCAGCGCTATTTGCGGTACGGCCGGCCGGCAATGCTGGCCGATGGCGAATCCGACGTGCTGTTTCCCAGCCGGCGCGGGCGCATGATGACACGTCAGACGTTTTGGCACCGGATAAAACAGTATACACTGCGTGCTGGAATTCGAGCTGAAGTGTCTCCCCATACCCTGCGGCATGCCTTTGCCACGCATTTGGTCAACCACGGCGCTGATTTGCGGGTGGTGCAGCTGTTGTTGGGGCACAGTGATCTCAGTACCACACAAATTTATACCCACGTCGCTCGAGAGCGGATGAAATCCCTGCACAGTGCCCACCACCCCCGGGGGTGA
- a CDS encoding HlyC/CorC family transporter translates to MNEAPLGLLFGILAGLILLSGFFSGSETGMMSLNRYRLRHRVKSGHRGAKRAAKLLEQPDTLISTILIGNNLVNNLAAAIATVLAIRLYGDNAVVPASILLTLVFLIFAEIIPKTVAAYKAEVVAFTVSHILLPLKSLLFPVIWLVSHVTHFFLRVIGVEKNSDEEQIGLEELRTIVDEAGHLIPRHHRGMLMNILDLERITVDDIMIPRNEVFGIDIDAETDEIIHRLRDAEFTRIPVYDRDIDNIVGILHQRDIINSVDAQGQVQREALMKSVRSPYFIPEGTPLHTQLFNFQKQKRRMGIVVDEYGVMQGVVTLEDLLEEIVGEFTSNLSTDPDDIQPQPDGSYLIDGTTTIRDINKTLKWELPTDGPKTLNGLLLEQLESFPEALAGVSIQPYQFEIKEMKGNLIQSVQARRSGKRRR, encoded by the coding sequence TTGAACGAGGCACCGCTGGGTCTGCTATTTGGAATATTAGCTGGGTTGATCCTGTTGTCAGGATTCTTTTCCGGGTCGGAAACCGGAATGATGTCCCTCAACCGCTACCGACTCCGACACCGGGTAAAATCCGGCCACCGCGGCGCCAAACGCGCCGCAAAGTTGCTGGAGCAACCGGACACGCTGATCAGCACCATTCTGATCGGCAATAACCTGGTCAACAACCTGGCCGCCGCTATCGCCACCGTCTTGGCGATACGCCTCTATGGCGATAATGCGGTGGTGCCGGCGTCGATTTTGCTGACGCTGGTATTTCTGATTTTCGCCGAGATCATCCCCAAAACCGTGGCCGCCTACAAAGCTGAGGTCGTGGCCTTTACCGTCAGTCATATTCTGCTGCCGCTGAAAAGCCTGCTGTTTCCGGTCATCTGGCTAGTCAGCCACGTCACCCACTTTTTCCTGCGGGTTATCGGCGTAGAGAAAAACTCCGACGAGGAGCAGATTGGTCTGGAAGAACTGCGCACCATTGTCGACGAGGCCGGCCACCTCATCCCCAGACACCACCGGGGGATGCTGATGAACATCCTCGACCTGGAGCGGATCACCGTCGACGACATTATGATCCCCCGCAACGAGGTCTTTGGCATCGATATCGACGCCGAGACGGATGAAATCATTCACCGCCTGCGGGACGCCGAGTTCACCCGTATCCCCGTCTACGACCGGGATATCGACAATATCGTGGGCATTCTCCACCAGCGGGACATCATCAACAGCGTCGATGCCCAGGGCCAGGTCCAGCGGGAAGCGCTGATGAAGTCCGTGCGCAGCCCCTACTTTATTCCCGAGGGCACGCCCCTACACACCCAGCTGTTTAACTTCCAGAAGCAGAAGCGGCGCATGGGCATCGTGGTGGATGAGTACGGCGTAATGCAGGGCGTGGTGACCTTGGAGGATTTGCTGGAGGAGATCGTCGGCGAATTTACCTCCAACCTCAGCACCGACCCCGACGACATCCAGCCCCAGCCCGATGGCAGCTACCTGATCGACGGTACCACCACCATCCGAGACATTAACAAGACCCTCAAGTGGGAGCTGCCTACCGACGGCCCCAAGACCCTCAACGGCTTATTGCTGGAGCAGCTGGAGTCTTTCCCTGAGGCCTTGGCCGGTGTCAGCATCCAGCCGTATCAGTTTGAAATCAAAGAGATGAAGGGCAACCTCATCCAGTCTGTGCAGGCCCGGCGCAGCGGCAAGCGACGTCGCTAG
- the rplS gene encoding 50S ribosomal protein L19 — MAMNKIIAELEAEQTAKELPEFGPGDTVVVQVKVKEGNRERLQAFEGVVIGKRNRGLNSAFTVRKISHGVGVERTFQTYSPLIDSIQVKRRGDVRQAKLYYLRERSGRSARIKEKLANKG, encoded by the coding sequence ATGGCCATGAACAAGATTATCGCCGAGCTGGAGGCAGAGCAGACTGCCAAAGAGCTGCCGGAATTCGGCCCCGGTGACACCGTTGTCGTTCAGGTAAAGGTTAAGGAAGGTAACCGTGAGCGTCTTCAGGCCTTTGAAGGTGTGGTCATTGGCAAGCGCAATCGCGGCCTGAACTCTGCCTTTACTGTGCGTAAGATTTCCCACGGCGTGGGTGTTGAGCGTACTTTCCAAACTTACAGCCCGCTGATCGATAGCATTCAGGTCAAGCGTCGCGGCGACGTGCGCCAGGCCAAGCTGTACTACCTGCGCGAGCGTAGCGGTCGTTCTGCCCGCATCAAAGAGAAGCTGGCCAACAAAGGCTAA
- the rimM gene encoding ribosome maturation factor RimM (Essential for efficient processing of 16S rRNA) produces the protein MAGETPSRVVIAKITTVYGVKGWVKIHSFTQPMQNFLDYSHCQVRKNGRWQELEIDQSRIHGKGIVAHIKGVDDRELARDYCGLELSVAVDELPALQDDEFYWHQLVGLAVYTSRDDQLLGKVDHLIETGANDVLVVKPCAGSIDDRERLIPYLPGQYIGAIELDEGRLAVEWDPEF, from the coding sequence ATGGCTGGCGAGACCCCGTCGCGGGTGGTGATTGCCAAAATCACCACAGTTTATGGGGTCAAAGGCTGGGTAAAGATACATTCGTTTACCCAGCCAATGCAGAACTTTCTGGACTACAGCCACTGCCAAGTGCGCAAAAATGGGCGCTGGCAGGAGCTGGAAATCGATCAAAGCCGCATCCACGGCAAGGGCATTGTGGCCCATATCAAGGGTGTGGACGATCGGGAGCTGGCCCGAGACTATTGTGGGCTGGAGCTGAGTGTCGCAGTGGATGAACTGCCGGCGCTACAGGACGACGAGTTTTACTGGCACCAACTGGTGGGTTTGGCGGTGTATACCAGCCGAGATGATCAGTTGCTGGGTAAGGTGGATCACCTTATCGAGACCGGTGCCAACGACGTGTTGGTGGTAAAGCCTTGTGCCGGCAGTATCGATGATCGGGAGCGCTTGATTCCCTATCTGCCGGGACAGTACATCGGCGCGATCGAACTGGATGAAGGCCGCCTGGCGGTGGAGTGGGATCCGGAGTTTTAG
- a CDS encoding DUF1289 domain-containing protein codes for MADSNSDKPVASPCISVCALDDQDVCTGCFRTLDEIGDWSSMGNERRREVILAANQRSKARFGLG; via the coding sequence ATGGCCGATTCCAACTCCGACAAGCCGGTGGCGTCACCCTGTATTTCGGTCTGTGCGCTGGATGACCAGGATGTCTGTACCGGCTGTTTTCGCACCCTCGATGAGATTGGCGACTGGTCGTCGATGGGCAACGAGCGGCGCCGCGAAGTGATCCTTGCGGCTAACCAGCGCAGTAAAGCGCGATTTGGTTTGGGCTGA
- the tgt gene encoding tRNA guanosine(34) transglycosylase Tgt codes for MSFELLGQDGLARRGRLTFPRGEVETPAFMPVGTYGTVKGMLPRDIVEVGAQIILGNTFHLMLRPGTEVVKEHGDLHDFIGWQGPILTDSGGFQVWSLGKLRKISEEGVSFQSPVDGSKVYLDPETSMQVQRDLGADIVMIFDECTPYPATERQARDSMALSLRWAARSKTAHNGNDAALFGIIQGGMYPELRRESLDGLQQIGFDGYAIGGLSVGEPKDEMLLVLDSLAEHLPQDKPHYLMGVGTPADILEAVRRGVDMFDCVMPTRNARNGHLFTSTGVIKIRNAVHRHSDQPLDANCDCYTCQNFSRGYLHHLDRCKEILGAQLNTIHNLRYYQNHMAAIRAAIEAGRLDQFADEFYATQEGRSHV; via the coding sequence ATGAGTTTTGAACTGCTGGGCCAGGACGGCTTGGCCCGCCGTGGCCGGCTGACGTTTCCCCGGGGCGAAGTGGAAACCCCAGCCTTTATGCCGGTAGGCACTTACGGCACCGTGAAAGGCATGTTGCCTCGGGATATCGTCGAGGTCGGCGCGCAAATCATCCTTGGTAACACTTTTCACCTGATGCTCCGCCCCGGCACCGAGGTGGTCAAAGAGCACGGCGATTTACACGATTTTATCGGTTGGCAGGGCCCAATTTTGACGGACTCCGGCGGTTTTCAGGTATGGAGCCTGGGCAAGCTGCGCAAGATCAGCGAAGAGGGGGTGTCCTTCCAGTCGCCGGTGGATGGCAGCAAGGTCTACCTGGACCCGGAAACCTCCATGCAGGTGCAGCGGGACCTGGGCGCCGATATCGTGATGATTTTTGACGAGTGCACCCCGTATCCCGCCACCGAGCGGCAGGCCCGGGATTCCATGGCCTTGTCGCTGCGCTGGGCGGCCCGTTCCAAAACCGCCCACAACGGTAACGACGCGGCGCTGTTTGGCATTATCCAGGGCGGCATGTATCCAGAGCTGCGCCGTGAATCTCTGGACGGTTTGCAGCAGATTGGCTTTGACGGCTATGCCATTGGCGGCTTGTCGGTGGGCGAGCCCAAGGACGAGATGCTGCTGGTGCTGGACAGCCTGGCTGAGCACCTGCCCCAGGATAAGCCTCATTATTTGATGGGGGTCGGCACGCCAGCCGATATCCTGGAAGCGGTGCGCCGGGGCGTCGATATGTTCGATTGCGTGATGCCCACCCGCAACGCCCGCAACGGCCACCTGTTCACCTCCACTGGGGTAATCAAAATTCGCAACGCCGTGCACCGCCACAGCGACCAGCCTTTGGACGCCAATTGCGACTGCTACACCTGCCAGAATTTTTCCCGGGGCTATCTGCACCACCTGGATCGCTGCAAGGAGATCCTCGGCGCGCAACTGAATACCATCCACAATCTGCGTTACTATCAGAACCACATGGCAGCGATTCGGGCCGCCATAGAAGCCGGGCGCCTGGATCAGTTTGCCGACGAGTTCTATGCAACGCAGGAAGGGCGTAGTCATGTATAA
- a CDS encoding DsbC family protein, whose amino-acid sequence MKLANAMCRRLGVAALMAVVLPLTFAHTQAQAETFVDKAAESAIRASFKSARPDLSIESVSKSEVQGLYRAEVQNGPTFYASPDGKYILLGELYEIGENGIENVEEKRLMPERKAALSAVSDDDMITFSPKGETKASLYVFTDVDCGYCQKLHQEVPRLNQLGIAVHYLAYPRAGVGPQSPTYSKMVSAWCADDRQAAMDILKQGGNVPTKTCANPVAEQYRLGAQLGVTGTPAIVTESGRLIPGYKPADQLAATVLR is encoded by the coding sequence ATGAAGTTAGCTAACGCAATGTGTCGTCGTCTGGGCGTGGCGGCATTGATGGCAGTGGTCCTGCCTCTTACCTTTGCCCACACGCAAGCCCAGGCCGAGACCTTTGTCGACAAAGCGGCGGAAAGTGCGATTCGAGCGTCTTTTAAATCGGCGCGCCCCGACCTGAGTATCGAGTCGGTGAGCAAAAGCGAGGTCCAGGGTCTGTACCGGGCCGAAGTGCAAAATGGTCCCACCTTTTACGCCAGCCCGGATGGCAAGTACATCCTGCTGGGTGAACTGTACGAAATCGGTGAAAACGGCATTGAAAACGTCGAGGAAAAGCGCCTGATGCCGGAGCGCAAGGCCGCCCTGTCAGCGGTGAGCGACGACGATATGATTACTTTCAGCCCCAAGGGTGAAACCAAAGCTTCGCTCTACGTCTTTACCGATGTGGACTGTGGCTACTGTCAAAAGCTGCATCAGGAAGTGCCGCGCCTCAATCAGCTGGGTATCGCCGTGCATTACCTGGCTTATCCTCGGGCAGGCGTGGGCCCTCAGTCTCCCACCTACAGTAAAATGGTGTCCGCGTGGTGCGCAGATGATCGCCAGGCGGCCATGGATATTCTCAAGCAAGGCGGCAATGTGCCCACTAAAACCTGCGCCAACCCAGTGGCAGAGCAGTATCGTCTGGGCGCGCAGCTGGGTGTGACCGGTACGCCTGCGATTGTCACCGAGTCTGGCCGCCTGATACCTGGCTACAAACCCGCCGACCAATTGGCGGCTACCGTTCTGCGCTGA
- a CDS encoding cytochrome C assembly family protein translates to MNTATSFIAITLYIVATALQLRRMRAASNSTVGPGPTALAIGALATACHLFAAASAIHTPDGAHLGAIQVMSLVGATIVVITLSASLRRPLHNLLMVVYPLATVLLLAEWLTPAAENLEHYSTGVLSHIVLSILSYSVLTMAAAQALILWVQDSRLRHHRLTGFHSLLPPIQTMEAMLFELIWAGLILLTLAIVTGAIYVDDLLAQHLAHKTVFSLLAWLLFAVLLGGRMILGWRGRIAIRWTLGAFACLLLGYLGTKVALTVITL, encoded by the coding sequence ATGAATACCGCCACCAGCTTTATTGCGATTACTTTGTACATCGTTGCCACTGCGCTACAACTGCGCCGCATGCGGGCCGCTTCCAACTCCACTGTGGGGCCGGGACCAACCGCGCTGGCCATCGGCGCCCTGGCTACGGCCTGCCACCTTTTTGCGGCGGCCAGCGCCATTCACACCCCCGATGGCGCCCACCTTGGCGCCATTCAAGTCATGTCCCTGGTCGGCGCCACCATTGTGGTCATCACACTGAGCGCCAGCCTGCGCCGCCCGCTGCACAACCTGCTGATGGTGGTCTACCCCCTGGCCACCGTGCTGCTGCTAGCGGAGTGGCTGACCCCCGCGGCCGAGAATTTGGAACACTACTCCACCGGCGTACTCAGCCATATCGTGCTGTCTATTTTGTCTTACAGCGTACTGACCATGGCCGCCGCCCAGGCTCTGATCCTGTGGGTTCAGGACAGCCGCCTGCGCCACCACCGACTCACCGGCTTTCACAGCCTGCTGCCCCCCATTCAAACCATGGAGGCCATGCTGTTTGAGTTGATTTGGGCCGGGCTGATTCTGCTGACCCTGGCCATTGTCACCGGCGCGATCTATGTGGACGACCTGCTGGCACAGCATCTGGCCCACAAAACGGTATTTTCTCTACTGGCGTGGCTGCTTTTTGCGGTGCTGCTGGGCGGCCGCATGATTCTGGGCTGGCGGGGGCGCATTGCCATTCGCTGGACCCTGGGTGCCTTCGCCTGTTTGCTACTGGGCTATCTGGGCACCAAAGTGGCCCTCACAGTGATTACGCTGTAA
- a CDS encoding gamma carbonic anhydrase family protein produces MLFQLDDDRVELRGSGQFVAHNATVIGKVVLEQDSSVWFNVVIRGDADRITVGPRSNVQDGSVLHADPGFPLQIGEDVTVGHKAMLHGCTIGDGSLIGINAVVLNGAKIGKGCLIGANALVTEGSEIPDGAMVLGAPAKVKRMLSEEEQAALRLSASHYVENGHRFAAGLSEQSDD; encoded by the coding sequence GTGTTATTCCAACTGGATGACGATCGCGTAGAACTGCGGGGCAGTGGCCAGTTCGTTGCCCACAATGCCACCGTGATTGGCAAGGTGGTGCTGGAGCAGGACAGCAGTGTGTGGTTTAACGTGGTGATCCGCGGCGATGCAGATCGCATTACCGTGGGTCCCCGCAGCAACGTACAGGACGGCTCTGTGCTTCACGCCGACCCCGGATTCCCCCTGCAAATCGGCGAGGATGTTACTGTCGGTCACAAGGCCATGCTGCACGGCTGCACCATCGGCGATGGCAGTCTGATCGGCATTAATGCGGTAGTGCTCAATGGCGCCAAGATTGGCAAAGGTTGTTTGATCGGTGCCAATGCCCTGGTGACCGAGGGCAGCGAGATACCCGATGGGGCGATGGTGTTGGGGGCGCCGGCCAAGGTCAAGCGGATGCTGAGCGAAGAGGAGCAGGCTGCCTTGCGTCTATCGGCCAGCCACTATGTGGAAAATGGCCACCGCTTTGCCGCCGGGCTCTCGGAGCAGAGCGACGACTGA
- the trmD gene encoding tRNA (guanosine(37)-N1)-methyltransferase TrmD: protein MKIAVVTLFPEMLAAVSDYGVSGRAVQRGLLSLTAVNPRQFTEDRHQTVDDRPYGGGPGMVMMPEPLSKALKAARQEVGPQARTIYLSPQGRPLDQAGLQSLAEQPALIMLAGRYEGVDERVIRREVDEEWSIGDYVISGGELAAMVMIDGVSRLLPGALGHALSAEQDSFTDGLLDCPHYTRPEVYDGEGVPEVLLSGNHEAIRRWRLKQALGRTWQRRPELLRERALSEEEQTLLAEFCREQDIDIN, encoded by the coding sequence GTGAAGATAGCTGTGGTGACACTGTTTCCGGAAATGCTGGCTGCGGTCAGTGATTACGGTGTCAGTGGCCGAGCAGTACAGCGCGGTTTGCTGTCACTGACAGCCGTGAACCCGCGGCAGTTTACCGAGGATCGGCATCAAACCGTTGATGATCGACCTTACGGCGGCGGGCCCGGCATGGTGATGATGCCGGAGCCACTGTCCAAAGCGCTGAAGGCAGCGCGACAGGAAGTGGGGCCCCAGGCCAGAACAATATATTTATCCCCCCAGGGGCGGCCGCTGGATCAAGCGGGTTTGCAGTCCTTGGCAGAGCAACCGGCGCTGATCATGTTGGCCGGACGCTACGAGGGAGTGGATGAGCGCGTGATTCGCCGGGAAGTCGACGAAGAGTGGTCGATTGGGGATTACGTGATCAGCGGCGGTGAACTCGCGGCGATGGTCATGATTGACGGCGTTAGTCGCCTGTTGCCGGGGGCACTGGGACATGCCTTGTCCGCCGAGCAGGACTCGTTTACCGATGGCCTGCTGGATTGCCCGCACTATACCCGGCCAGAGGTTTACGACGGCGAGGGTGTGCCAGAGGTGTTGTTGAGTGGTAACCACGAAGCCATTCGACGTTGGCGCCTCAAACAGGCGCTGGGGCGAACCTGGCAGCGGCGCCCGGAGTTGCTGAGAGAGCGAGCGCTCAGCGAGGAAGAACAAACATTGCTGGCGGAGTTTTGCCGCGAGCAGGACATTGACATTAACTAA
- a CDS encoding NGG1p interacting factor NIF3, which yields MYKLVFFVPVTHLESVKQAVFAAGAGQQGDYQSCCWQTLGYGQFRPVGDSQPYLGEKGNLETVPEYRVETLCEPGAIKDVVHALKRAHPYEEPAFDVTALVDVVV from the coding sequence ATGTATAAGCTGGTGTTTTTCGTTCCGGTGACCCACTTGGAGTCGGTCAAACAGGCGGTGTTTGCCGCCGGTGCCGGCCAGCAAGGGGACTACCAAAGCTGCTGTTGGCAAACCCTGGGCTACGGGCAGTTTCGCCCGGTGGGGGATTCTCAGCCCTACCTGGGCGAGAAAGGCAATCTGGAGACGGTGCCGGAGTACCGGGTGGAAACCCTGTGCGAGCCCGGTGCGATCAAAGATGTGGTCCACGCCCTCAAGCGCGCCCACCCCTACGAAGAGCCGGCCTTTGACGTAACCGCGCTGGTGGATGTGGTGGTCTAA